CTTTTTCCGTTGATGATTTGTCTTATTTTTGGCAGTCTGCTATCCAGAAAATTGTTCTAAGACACTGGAGGTATGTAGGAAAAACTGCATACCTTATATGACCAGTAAAGGTAGGAGCTTTCATCATTTATTTCTTTGCCAAGGCGGGAGATCACCTTTGATGGTGTCCAAATTACATTCTGACAAAAAAGTTTGGAAAACATTCTGCACCATTACATAGCatgtaaatacaaaaatatgctACACTGACAAAAACATAGTTATTTAACGACAGAAATGTAGACCTCTAGCAATTACTATTTAAATCACCAAGATAGCCTGGCACAAATACCTCCGTAGATTGTTCTAGTAACATCTGGTCGAGAAGTGGCATAATCCAATTCTCAAATTTGCAGTAATTGTCATTAGGCACCAATAAGTTTCCAATTCGATTCAATCCTTTTGAGCGCAACAATGCTCCGGGCAGAGAAAAGTCACCTTTATATGTCGGCGCAAGGCATTTGATTAGGTCCTCCTCTATACCACCAGCAGTTGTAACCAAGACATCTACCTACAAAAACATGTCTTTctgaataaaaattttcaaaaaaaatgcatgaaaagaaaattttttaaaaaaagaaagatttgcGAAAGCACaatcttttcatccaaaatCAAAAGAAGATAAGCAAGTAAACATTCGAAAATGTGCTTATATTGCATAAATGCCCCTTCTTATAGTATAAATGCCCCTTCTTTATAGTATAGCTACATATGGTTCAACAATTAAGTTCGATAACTGGACTTACCCCCATAATATCTCATTGAACAAAATACAAGTCATTCAATCATTAACAATTCAAAAGGATAAAACAAGTTATCCCACCAATTGTTTCCACTGAATAAAACAAAGAGATAAAGAGTTCAATTTCGCCTACTCagtacaaaaaaatttgaacttgGAGGATCACTCACCATCCGATGCTGCACGAGAAACCGAATTATGTCCCGAATCCCAGAAGATACAAGATTCGAAGTGAATCCTAAAAAGATTTTGCACTTAACCGATTCTCTGTAAGCAGGATCGAGCTCTTCCTCGTCGCAATCTCCACCCGGCTTCTCGTGAGACAACCTCCAATCTAACTTCAAATCGTTCAAAGCACGAtagtagaaaataaaagaacCACACATAAGCATACACGGcgctagggttttttttttgaggttgGGGGAGCTCACCATCTGGTTTACGACGGTGACGGCGTCGCCGAGGTTGGAGGCTTGGAAACCAGTGGAGGCCATGGACGCGAGGAGGCCGAGGAGGTTGTCGGCGCCGGAGTTGAAGTCGTATCCGGCGATCCTCGGGAACCGCTCCTCGTCTAGGGTTTCCGAGGGCTTCAGCACCACCGCGCGCACAGCCTCCAAGGCCTCGCGGTCCCCCGCCCCCGCGTCGGCGCCCCCGTTCATGGCCACACGCACGCACGCGCAGAcgcgagagagagggaaagagagagagagatagagagaggtgTTACGAAGAGGATGTAGTGTCCCGGACTCGTCGCAACCACCGATGATGAAGCGTGAAATGAACGAAGTGAATAAAAGCGAGAAAGGTGTTCGACGTGGAACTGCGACAGCTTAAGCTGGACGAAAGGGAGAACTTGTAAAAGCAATTGGGTGGCGAATCTCTTATCCCACCCGACCTACCCAAACCCGATTTGGATTTAGTTTGAATCGGGTTTCGTTTCCATGACTCAATTTAGGGGATACAGTATCCGTGTTTTAGAGTTAGATCAGATAAATTGAAACATTGTGTGTCAAACAAATGCCTCTTCCAACCAACTAAACTAAAGATTCTTCTAGAATTTTATATACATGACACGATGAATAAAAGGAAAATTACAACCACATGATACAACACATCAATAGAGCAAAAGAAGATTTAATTAGGGTATAACACAGAAAATGATGGACATATAATTCCTTAAAGCAGTTATCTGCCACGGTTAGGGCAAACATTTGCGAAATGCGAGGGGTCGCCACAGACGTAACAGCAACCGGATACCGGCTCACCAGTCGCTGACACGAATGTAACACCATCACCGCGTCCTCCTCTCCGGCCTCGCCCACGGCCCCCTCGCCTTCCAGCTGATGATGACCTGTTACTGCTTCCACGAGGCTCGCCACGACCTCGCGAAGCACCATTCTCCAAATTATCTTCCCATCTACAtttcatatcaaattttaacAGATTGAATGTATAATCATATGCACTATTTTTTGTTAGTTAAACTGCACATATACATAAACAAGCCTGTTCTGACAGGTCACAACATACACGAAGAAGCTGCATTCTTGGGATTGGCAGGTGTAGAATCTCCTCCCTCTGTTACTTTCCGTATTCGCTGTCCGTAAGGCACATGGTTCTCCACATGAGCTACACAGGACTTGACCTGCATTTGCATGAGAACACAGAAAAGGTACCCAGCAATTTCAGAAAACAAATTGGGAAAACAATAAAAAAGCGATTCCCACTATATGTGAAGACATCTTTCTTCATGTACAAAGATTGAATGTTGAGAGCGCCTCGGTTTGATGCAAAATCACCTGAAGTGTTTCTGGAGTTTTGGGCACGGGTTGATTGAAAACCACGTGAACGCGAAACCTGGGAGGGGCAATCATTTGAGGAATGCCCTGGTTGCCTGCAATATGTGCAAGATTCCTGCCTTGAATTCCCACGTCGAACACTACTTGGAGTTTCTGTTGTTCGCTGCCCTCTTGCTGGCAAGGTACAACAAATGTCAAGTTTTATTAGAAAAGATTAATATTAGAAAAGATTAATCTCCTAGTTTTTCTCGATTACCTTTATGTCTTGTATAGTAAGAGCTAATGAAAAGACGGGCACATCGGTATCTCAAAGCAGGAATTGACAGGTCTAACATTATCcacgtgaaaaaaaaaagcttggaCAAAAGGAGAGAATAGCTGTGTACTAATTGATATTGTACAGGCTCTTTATATATGTATCCCAAGGCAAACCTGTCGCGTTAGACTGATTTCGAGATCCTGTCCCACAAATCTCTGTTAGTTCCCTGAGTGTGGAATCACAGCCACCAATGCAACCTAAGAAACGCAAAAGTTTTTTGAGTCAATTTAAAAGTGAAACAGATGTTAAGAACTTGAAATTTCTACATCCATAAATTTTGAGTCAAGAAACCAAGAAAATCCATGTTTATGCATTGTAAAGTTGAAGCATGTCGTTTTTGAAATAAATGCACATTGAGCCAGAGACAATGAACTCAACATAATCACAAAAACAAATTAAGGGGTAAAAACTATTGTGCGAGTTTATATACATTCTATCAGGACAAATATATCAGAGATACTAAAACATGAAAACATCTTTAGACGAGAATCAAGTGTTGAATTGCACATCAGGAAACCCTGGCTATGAACTTTTATGAACTTTAGCGTGTTGCACTTGATGCACCAAACTTCAATTAGAAGCAGATTAAGCAACTATCCAGCTTCTAAGTGCTGTTAAATTTAGCTAAAAGAGAGAGGACGTGGCAGTTGAATCAGATATTATTACACTCAGGCGTAATGGTTTTCTTAGTTTAATAACGACCACTAATTAGAGAATGAAAGTCTACAATGATAAACTTTTACTATTACTATCATGATAGTTTACTTACCAAGGTGATCAACATCATAATTCGGTGGTATCTCCACCCGACGAAACTTAAACTGAATCATGTATACAGGGCCTATTTATAAAACAGAATATTAGtcacaaattaaataaatgagaaaataaCTAAAGTGTAAAATTTCACATTATTTGAAGTCAATATTGTTTACACTTATAATGACAATTATAGGATCACCTGGAGCACATGTAGGGCAAACATTACTGGTCACAGCTGCTTCTGATAACGACCCTGGGAGCCAAACTACATTTCTACACTGAAAAATATAGAGATTTTATCAGTGTGAATAGTCTGCATATCGTGTATCCTGAAATTGATGACTTCAGGATGGATTCAAACTTACATTTTCCTTatgaattattaaatttatggcTCCTACAAGAATTTATCATTTAGTTTATAAAGTAACGGGGACAGGAAAACTTACCAATGGAAAGTGCAAACATCCAACCATAAATTCACCATTCTGGATAAAAGAGACAAGGATGCACAGTTCAGCTCAATCAGATGATTTTCATGTTATTTCTTCAAAGCTCAATACATTGGTTGAATATTATTACCGGCCTTCTCTTCAGCACCATATTAGATTCATTGCAAATACCACATGGCCTCACAACTTCTCTAAAATTATTAGCATCTCCACTAGGTCTATTGGATCTAAACAAACAGAAAAGCATCCTATTAAGTTAAGAgctagagaaaaagaagaaaaaaaaaaaaaatccagagaGATCTGATTAACACCTTTCAAAGAATATCTCCATTGCCTCAAGAAGTTTGACTTTATTCACCCTTGCCTGAAATGAATTCAAGAAAGATTGTGATATCAACTTACAAAGGAGCTAATGAAACATGAGTGAGCTCACAATGGCATATGCGGAGAATAATAAGTCACATAAACCTAAGAAAACGGCAAGTATGAACAGAATAGAACTCTGAAAATCAATTGTTTGATTATTCAGTTACTGCATGGCACTACCAAAAACATGCAGAAACAAATTTTCAAGTGCTATTCATAGGAAAGAACAAAAACTTAGAAACATTTTACAGATAAATATGCAACCAACAACTAAGTAGTCTGTtgttttttcaaatttgaaaacatGGGATGGCAGAATACACATCATTCTACAATGAAGGTGTGAAGACATGAGGCACAGATACAAGCTAGAAGGTATTCAATTTCATGCAAATATTCTCAGCTAGCCTCCTTATGTTACCAGTAATACTTCTTCCACaataatagaaaaatgaaagaaaaagctGCAAACTACTTACATCAAGGAAACAAGCTTTCATCTGCTGCAAACAATTCTCTAGGACTTCAGATTTCCTCTTTGTACCCATGCTGACTGCTTTCATGTCGCACTCCATCATTGATCTGAGGTATGGCTTCCAGAGCTCATACCTGAAAAGGCTGACTATTCAGTTTAGTAGCTCActgttatttaaatttataatttattacgAGTTGTAACAACTGGATTTAATATTTTTCCTTACAAAATATTCCTCACAAAATGCAActttcaaacaaaaaagaaaacatttctCGGTCCTTTAAATCTTTAAAAGACTTGCCATTTTAAATACTGTGATTGAAAGTAATCAACAATGGACGCAGAAAGTAGATATTGCgtgttcaatatatatatatactaatgtAGTACACACAAAGTTGATTTGAAGTACACTGTATAACTTGTACACTAACAATCAATCACATACCCCATTTCATCGTAACCCATTACTAATGCCTCACCCTGCAGTCAATAGAACCCATTAGTAGaacaaatatgaaaattacGACATAGTGCAAGGTAAGAAATCTAGCCTACTCAAGTCATGCTTTGTCATAAAGGAATGAGAGATGCAATCTTTCCGTTTCTTTTTGCAATCCATCTTTTCCctttcttcaatattttttctgATTTTCCTACTATTTGTCAACCTCCTTTGCAGATTATAACCTCATCTTCAGAAGTACATAATGACTAGGAGACTTAGAATTGAACCAAGGAAAAAAGAACAGTTCCATGAACAAACCTTCAACATATCACATAATCCAAGCTGACTAAGAGCGCATGAGCATGAAGAAACATAGGAGATTTATTGGTTAAATAAATTCATACTCGAAGGATCACAACatattaatttgtgggtgaaTTTTTGTATTTCCATGCACCCTGCCTTTTTAAGCTTGTTTCAGTTAAAGCTGAACATGGAGCATTGCTAAACTACTTTCAGATACAAACTGAACATACAGCCTCTTTTGTATTTTCAAGCATTCATGATATCTATGTCATACATGATGGGAAAACAAACAATATAAAATTGCGGTTACTACTCTGAGAAGCCTTCTAAATTACAATATTCATGACGTACCATACAgcatcaaaagaaaaagatatctaGCCAACCAATTATTCAAGCATGCAAATCTAAAATAAGGAGAtcgaagaaaataaaaaaaatggaacaCAAATTAGGTGGAATAAATTACAAGATTCGTTGGAGAAAAACGAGTATTTGAATCTTTGGTTGCATAACATCGATCAAGTAACTTTTTGATGTGATCATGCATTGTTGCATCAGTGCCAATTCCTGCCTAGAATTAGAACAAGAAGAGTCAAACCTTATGAAGTAAACTACCTAAGAGTTACAAAAATTGCTCACCCAATAAAACTTAATACCAGTAGACTCACCTTGTCCATACAACTAAGGAGATCAGCTTCACTTAAAAGAGGAGGTGGTCTTGTCACCCCTGAATCAAGTGTCAAACTTGTTGGGATAAACTGCATGGCAGAAGTACTTCAAGAACTTAAATACAGGAACAATAGAAAAAACTCTAAGCAACGATAACAGATGAATGCAAAACAAGTTAAAATCGTGTAGGTAATAATGATAACTAATATAACTAGAATTTCTTGATAAGATATCTGGTAGAAGAGTATCAAATGAAGAGACAAATCAGACAGTTAATATGCCACCAATGCTGGAATACTTAAAAAGTTATTGGCATAAATCCCCAGCATCAGAAAATGAAATGATCAGCAGAATGTGCTtacaataaacaaattttggtTGAACCTTTCATTTGAAAGAGACAAAAATTCATTATTGAGATGATGCGAATTGTTTGAGATAAATAACTTGGTCTCATGGAAGAGGTAACATCAACAAGAAAGATGTTTTCTCTTACTGATGCATTGGCAAAGGCGATTAAGATGGAAGTCAATATTAACAGGATATTTACATTGACAATTACACAAAGTTAGGTGTCGTTCTGAATGCTTTcagataattataaaaaatagcgCATACTCTGTTGTATGAAGCCTATGACTACTTGCACCATGTTTAGATTCTATTATCTCCTCAAATATGAGAAATTAACTTATCAAATCAACATTAAGTGTCACTGATGGAAAGTACACTAGGATAGAATGGCTAACCTGTTGCCCAACTGTGTATGTTGGCAGTAGGGTACCACCCCATGACTCAAAGCGATAAACATCCAAGTAATTTTTCTACAAGataaaagagaaaggaagaTTAAATTAAGACTAAGTAATAACTATAATTTTCCGTAGGGTAACAACATTCCTTATTTTGTATATCAGATCAGAACCTCTTAGTAATGTGATTTCATTACTGATAAATAACATATATCAGTCAAAAGAAcagtaaattttcaaattttcaatcaatACAAAAGGTGAAAACAAACATTCAAACAAAAGAACTTCTCTTCTTTATATAAGGATCATCTATTTAGCTTATGACCTCACTAAATAGAGTGTTTCTCATTTAGATATTCCGCTACAAACAGAAATaagctaaaataaatattcatggTTATATATGAAGTGTTCATGGTTATTATCTCTACATACAGAGAGTAGGGTGCAAACAACTTAGATGAGAAGCACTTCAGATGCAACTAAACAATGATTTTGTGCCAAAGAAGACATGAAAATTACACTTGTATACATCATATTGTTATTGCAACGGTGCGTATAAATTTCCTCTATTTGCTTAAgtggttttatattttctaccTCTGATTACAACAGTTTGATAGGCAAGGACTCAAATAATGACGCATAAAGTGCAGGTCATCTGTTTCATCTGcaccttttttttgtgtgtatcTTTATGCTCCACAGTGAAGAGAATATTAGCAATATATAGTAATGGAGACATCATTGACAATCATGAACAGGCAAAGAATTCTACAACAGAGAATGCATCAAGTATaatgtgcaaaaaaaaagaagttaaaaacttataagaaactaaaatattaaaaaaaacgtACAGCAATTATCACACGTCCAGATGCATTAAACTGTTCACCCGCAACGTCTATTTCTACAGTTGTTTCAGCTCCAACAGCAGGTTGTGATACACAAGCAAGGAAATGGCGAACGACAAGCTCATACAATTTCTGGAGCAAATCATGTATCAAATTAATGATCTTGTAACAGCATAtgagtaattaataattatgtCCTACTTTTCTAAGATTTAATGGAGAGAAGTTAGTACATCACAATAAATAATAGGGTAAATGTATGGATAGTTCCTGTACCATCCCAACATTCTGACTTGGCCTATGTACTTTTCACAAACATTTTAGTTCGTGAAAAATGACCATTCTACCACTTCTCCTGAAAGATGACTTTCCTTATTTCAATTTGCTTGAAATAAGTTAAAAGTTCATTTTACAGCTAAAGTCAACAGatgtcagattttttttttttaacattcaGAGATGGAATACATATGTTAAATTGTCATTAGAGTGTTTAACGTGAAAAGGTCAAGGACCAATTCGCAGTTTCGAGATCATACAGGAACCCAGCATACATCTTACCCTATTCTTGCTGCCATCTAAGATAAGTAGATACATTATGGTCCTGACTCCACCCAGGTTCGCCAGCCGAAAACTTCGTTGGATGAATAGGTGGGTGAGCCTTGTCATCATGCCCTCCATTACTGGGGTTTCTCCACAGCCCTGCCTCCGAATGTAGAAGTCGTTGAGCATATGAACCCCAAACATGATGTCCAACTTGATCTCGCACAATTCCCTAGATAAAGAAGTGGTCCAATAGCTTCAAATCAAAGAAAAACACCAAATCCAAGAGAGGAAAATACAATTTCAAATAACTGTACAAAAAGAAAGGGTTTTTTAGGTCTTCGTATATTTCTTGTTTGCTAAGTCACATAAATTTTGTTAGCCAAATCTAGCAAATCAATATCTTAAACAAtatttttgacgaaaaaatatctcttaaaagatTTACAACTTTCGTAGGCATGAGAAATTGAGAATTACAAGAGAAACAAAAGCAATCACACAAAGAGGAAAAGCAACTACGGGAAGCAACTGAAGCATTTCTTATAAACACCACATGCAACTGAATACCAACATGTAGGTCTGTGTTCACTGAGAAGCCATCTGTCTCTGTACGAGGATAACTGATGAAACCAGCTTGATATAGCTCTTCTGCAACCTAGGTACAAAACACACGAGGAATAGTTTTAACGGTAGTGAAATATAATAATGTTATCAAAAAGATACAATAACTCTTGCAAGAAAATAGTGTAAAGGAAATTGGATGATAATCACTATAAGTCTCATGTTTATTTCTTcactttctttcaaaaattcttTACTTTCCCTATAAACTATAAAGGGTGATGAATAAGTCTGCTTGTACTATTTTTAGGATAGTACATGTACCATATATTACAAGGAGTTTTTTGGTACAAGTGCTGAACGATGAAGTTCCAATTCTTCTTTCACCTAAGTTACCTCTTACCATGagatattttaaatcatatcaCAATTTTTCAGTGTCTGTGAACATTAATATGTGTAACTACATAAAAGTACAAATCAGAAACAAGAGATATCCCTAAAAATTTGCATGGAAATCACAAGAAATAACGGTGAAGACACAAAAGCAGCAATTTTATCCTTGCATGGAAGGTGATGCCAATAAAGAGGACTAATATCAGCACCTCAGTCCTTACCTTCATGGTGTGTTCAGAACTCATTCTGAAATATCTGGAAGCACGTTTTTGAAGCTCAACTGTACTCAATGGATATGGGGGATACTTCAGCTTCTCATGGTGCTTGACATTCTTGACCTACAGAAACATCAAGGAAAGGAAGATTAGGTGCCAACAAGAATCATATATTTTTCAGAGGATGATAATTATGTCAGCCTCACAGTTGCAGTTGGTTCTTCAACACACATCTCATAGATTACAACAGCACAATTGTAATCAAACAGATGACCACGCCTGTACAGAGAAACACagttacatatattttatttggtaaaataataatttaactaaaATAACAGGGAAAAAAAGTGCCATCTTACATCCAACTAAAATTAGCAGTGCCCTCCTCAGAAGTATGTGAACAGTTTATTGTCCAAAACTCCTCTGGCTCGTGGGACTGTATCTCCCAATAACGTTCCACAATAAAGCCAAGAGTTGGAAACTGAACAGAAGAAGAAAGTACCCTCAGTTCTAAGGAAGCACTCAATAATTGAAAACAGATCAGCAGTTGTTAATTGTAGAAAACAGCATACCTGACAAGGACCATAGCTTAGTACAAGGTTCCTCTCATCCCCAGCAAAATCAAGAACAAATGCATCTCGTAGCAGCATCGTCTGAAACCTAGTGAAAGAAGCACCTATTCGGAGGTCGATTTCCTGCCAGATATTCCCAACTATCAACATGAGGTTACAAAGTCCAAAGCACCCAACTACAGAAGCAAAAAAGGTACGATGTTGTAGTGTGAGTTTCAATTTCAGAAAAGGAAGTGAATATCAGAAGGCTGAAACTGCCTATATAGTCTGCTAGTTGACAAAATAGTATAAACGCAGATAACCACGTAAGACGAGTTAGCCCTGGAGAATCAAGATAGTTTTTATAGCTCCTCTTGAAAAGCTTAAGGGTCTTGAAGATCCCCTGTTTTCACCAAACACAGATCATTGCAACTAT
Above is a genomic segment from Ananas comosus cultivar F153 linkage group 15, ASM154086v1, whole genome shotgun sequence containing:
- the LOC109721391 gene encoding deoxyhypusine synthase isoform X1 — encoded protein: MNGGADAGAGDREALEAVRAVVLKPSETLDEERFPRIAGYDFNSGADNLLGLLASMASTGFQASNLGDAVTVVNQMLDWRLSHEKPGGDCDEEELDPAYRESVKCKIFLGFTSNLVSSGIRDIIRFLVQHRMVDVLVTTAGGIEEDLIKCLAPTYKGDFSLPGALLRSKGLNRIGNLLVPNDNYCKFENWIMPLLDQMLLEQSTENVIWTPSKVISRLGKEINDESSYLYWSYKNGIPVFCPALTDGSLGDMLYCHSVHNPGLLIDIVQDIRAMNGEAVHASPRKTGIMVLGGGLPKHHICNANMLRNGADYAVYINTAQEFDGSDSGAQPDEAVSWGKIKGSAKAIKVHCDATIAFPLLVAATFARKLQQKTNAASR
- the LOC109721388 gene encoding DNA topoisomerase 3-alpha, with protein sequence MSGGRGLMRVLNVAEKPSVAKAVSEILSRGGGGGGGLRSREGRSRYNRVFEFEYSIGGRPCLMLFTSVTGHLMELDFDDRFRKWNSCDPTDLYHAPLRKLVPQDKLDIKKTLEEEARKCQWLVLWLDCDREGENIAFEVVEVCTAANRHLDIWRAHFSALTDRDIRESVANLGRPNKLFADAVDARQEIDLRIGASFTRFQTMLLRDAFVLDFAGDERNLVLSYGPCQFPTLGFIVERYWEIQSHEPEEFWTINCSHTSEEGTANFSWMRGHLFDYNCAVVIYEMCVEEPTATVKNVKHHEKLKYPPYPLSTVELQKRASRYFRMSSEHTMKVAEELYQAGFISYPRTETDGFSVNTDLHGIVRDQVGHHVWGSYAQRLLHSEAGLWRNPSNGGHDDKAHPPIHPTKFSAGEPGWSQDHNKLYELVVRHFLACVSQPAVGAETTVEIDVAGEQFNASGRVIIAKNYLDVYRFESWGGTLLPTYTVGQQFIPTSLTLDSGVTRPPPLLSEADLLSCMDKAGIGTDATMHDHIKKLLDRCYATKDSNTRFSPTNLGEALVMGYDEMGYELWKPYLRSMMECDMKAVSMGTKRKSEVLENCLQQMKACFLDARVNKVKLLEAMEIFFERSNRPSGDANNFREVVRPCGICNESNMVLKRRPNGEFMVGCLHFPLCRNVVWLPGSLSEAAVTSNVCPTCAPGPVYMIQFKFRRVEIPPNYDVDHLGCIGGCDSTLRELTEICGTGSRNQSNATARGQRTTETPSSVRRGNSRQESCTYCRQPGHSSNDCPSQVSRSRGFQSTRAQNSRNTSGQVLCSSCGEPCALRTANTESNRGRRFYTCQSQECSFFVWEDNLENGASRGRGEPRGSSNRSSSAGRRGGRGRGRRGGRGDGVTFVSATGEPVSGCCYVCGDPSHFANVCPNRGR